A region of Nostoc sp. 'Peltigera membranacea cyanobiont' N6 DNA encodes the following proteins:
- a CDS encoding cation diffusion facilitator family transporter, which yields MVSFQLCGCVDDSVKVVNNQQKAKILWITVGLLAIFFVTEWSVGLWSHSLSLQADAGHILSDITALGISLLASFLAQQPAKKKATFGNQRIEVLAALLNGLSLLAIATFIIQEAIQRWQHPATILGLPMLGIAVLGLIVNLLNITLLHPHTHNDLNLRGALLHVIADTASSVGVIIAALTVHLWDWWWADVAISLVVAIFTGLSALPLVQESLKIFLEYAPESIDPVEVEISLKSFPGVVQVEKLHIWTLSLNKVMLCANLTVECATIQERDRLLNKLENHIRKTFYITEITLQLTSCRNPSLVQIHPLFNQDLVLMLSHNRAK from the coding sequence ATGGTTTCATTTCAATTGTGTGGCTGTGTGGATGATTCAGTAAAAGTAGTTAATAATCAGCAAAAAGCAAAAATTTTGTGGATAACAGTAGGATTACTTGCTATTTTTTTTGTTACTGAGTGGAGTGTAGGTTTATGGAGCCATAGTTTATCTTTACAAGCAGATGCAGGACACATCCTTTCGGATATTACAGCGTTAGGAATATCGTTACTTGCTAGTTTTTTAGCACAGCAACCAGCTAAGAAAAAAGCAACATTTGGAAATCAGCGAATCGAAGTTTTAGCAGCTTTGTTGAATGGATTAAGTTTGCTGGCGATCGCTACTTTTATCATACAGGAAGCTATTCAACGCTGGCAACATCCAGCAACCATTTTGGGCTTACCAATGTTAGGGATTGCCGTGTTAGGTTTAATCGTCAATCTGCTCAATATTACTTTGCTTCATCCCCACACTCACAACGACTTAAACCTGCGAGGAGCTTTGCTTCACGTCATTGCTGATACCGCTAGTTCTGTGGGCGTAATTATAGCTGCTTTAACAGTTCATCTTTGGGATTGGTGGTGGGCAGATGTTGCTATTAGTTTAGTAGTTGCAATCTTTACGGGTTTAAGTGCTTTACCTTTAGTGCAAGAAAGTTTAAAGATTTTTTTGGAGTATGCACCAGAATCAATTGACCCCGTTGAGGTGGAAATATCTCTCAAATCTTTTCCTGGCGTTGTGCAAGTGGAAAAACTCCACATTTGGACACTTAGCTTAAATAAAGTTATGCTTTGTGCCAATTTGACGGTTGAATGTGCAACTATCCAAGAACGCGATCGCTTACTCAATAAGTTGGAAAATCACATCCGCAAAACTTTTTATATTACTGAAATAACTTTGCAGCTAACTAGCTGTAGAAATCCTTCATTAGTGCAAATTCATCCTTTATTTAATCAAGATTTAGTTTTAATGTTATCTCATAACAGAGCAAAATAA
- a CDS encoding alkaline phosphatase, whose translation MISLLRKYKRSLAFAMAGLLCTVLLVFGNSVFQPTMAAGNGINVIIMIGDGMGWNMARAAAVAKGAPFYTSGKGSGLSFQKLTGYGLVTTYGTTIEGNTPAKPTGQPHLTGNSALDGSDTFTGASPVRPNFSFKPTPFNPGDRLDGNSLADGNLTGYDPSKGGPLPWIPLTPANAGTYDTEYIKHSYPDSANTATTLYTGVKSFNNAMGVDIYEKKLKTILEIAKENSKSTGLVTSVPISHATPGAAASFVNRRSKYDSKYDPTKTNQDSVLQQTLLNFQPNVLLGGGHPKDFDNKSSTSTAEGVFNYTYITEDTYQHLSNNPTSNRYGYTFLERGPNATQTLLNTAAKLDPNKGDKLFGLYGARGQEGNLPTSSSKGDYSLTGLNNGSLYSSVVKSVSPCPSGQIIPGTSGDCVPVVDATGNPISGPTPDTVRPLAPGETDASFIAREINENPTLADLTKAALTVLGKDKDGFWLMVEGGDIDWSAHDNNMDNLIGTMNDFDKAVQQVITWVENHGGWSKNLLLVTADHDHYLTLNNDFASKLTPNPDPNQARGLKYNAKDITFNKHNPKDAGHFWGADPNYKYLWGSHSRRIVPVYYQGAYSSTLTRSFGQKLEFTDSSGTYSAPGVRGVVDQSHIFQAMKTAIAGKSVN comes from the coding sequence ATGATTTCACTTTTGCGAAAGTACAAGCGATCGCTAGCCTTTGCTATGGCTGGCTTGCTGTGTACCGTTCTGCTGGTATTTGGTAATTCTGTTTTTCAGCCGACTATGGCCGCTGGTAATGGAATTAACGTAATTATCATGATTGGCGATGGTATGGGTTGGAACATGGCCCGAGCCGCAGCCGTTGCCAAAGGCGCTCCTTTTTATACAAGTGGTAAAGGTTCAGGTCTTAGCTTCCAAAAGCTAACTGGATATGGATTGGTGACTACTTACGGCACAACAATTGAAGGAAATACACCAGCTAAACCAACAGGTCAGCCCCACCTAACGGGTAACTCTGCTCTGGATGGATCTGATACATTCACCGGTGCAAGTCCTGTTCGTCCCAACTTCTCATTCAAGCCTACTCCTTTTAATCCAGGCGATCGCCTTGATGGTAACAGTTTGGCAGATGGTAATCTCACAGGTTACGACCCTAGCAAAGGCGGCCCTCTTCCTTGGATTCCTCTGACCCCTGCTAATGCTGGTACTTATGACACAGAGTACATCAAACACAGTTATCCCGACTCTGCTAACACCGCTACAACTCTTTATACTGGCGTAAAGAGCTTTAACAACGCGATGGGTGTAGACATTTACGAGAAAAAGTTGAAAACCATCCTGGAAATTGCCAAGGAAAATAGTAAGTCTACAGGACTAGTTACTTCTGTACCCATTAGCCATGCAACGCCTGGTGCTGCGGCTTCTTTTGTAAATCGTCGCAGCAAATACGATAGTAAGTACGACCCTACCAAGACTAACCAAGACAGTGTTCTGCAACAGACATTGCTAAACTTTCAGCCTAATGTTTTGTTGGGTGGCGGTCATCCGAAAGACTTTGACAATAAAAGTAGTACAAGTACCGCAGAGGGTGTCTTTAACTATACGTATATTACAGAAGACACTTATCAACATCTCAGCAATAACCCTACGTCCAATCGTTACGGCTATACCTTTTTAGAACGCGGCCCTAATGCAACTCAGACACTGCTAAACACGGCTGCTAAACTCGATCCCAATAAGGGAGACAAATTATTTGGTCTATACGGTGCGCGTGGACAAGAAGGCAACCTTCCTACTAGCTCTTCTAAGGGAGACTACAGTTTAACAGGTCTGAACAACGGCTCGCTCTATAGCTCTGTTGTTAAGAGTGTAAGTCCCTGTCCATCAGGTCAGATTATTCCTGGTACATCTGGGGATTGTGTTCCTGTTGTCGATGCAACAGGGAACCCAATTTCTGGCCCCACACCTGATACTGTCCGTCCTCTAGCTCCCGGTGAAACCGATGCTAGTTTTATCGCCAGAGAGATTAACGAAAATCCGACTTTAGCCGATCTCACCAAAGCAGCTTTAACAGTTCTAGGTAAAGACAAAGACGGCTTTTGGCTGATGGTTGAGGGAGGTGATATAGACTGGTCTGCTCATGACAACAACATGGATAACCTAATCGGTACCATGAATGATTTTGATAAGGCAGTCCAACAGGTCATTACTTGGGTAGAGAATCATGGTGGTTGGAGTAAAAACCTACTCCTTGTAACTGCTGACCATGACCACTATTTGACTCTGAATAATGACTTTGCCTCTAAATTGACTCCTAATCCCGATCCTAATCAGGCTAGAGGCTTGAAGTATAACGCTAAGGATATTACCTTCAACAAACACAACCCTAAAGATGCTGGTCATTTTTGGGGAGCCGATCCAAATTACAAGTACCTCTGGGGTAGCCATAGCCGTCGGATTGTACCTGTTTACTACCAAGGTGCTTATTCATCAACTTTGACTCGATCCTTTGGACAAAAGCTTGAGTTTACAGATAGTTCTGGTACTTACAGTGCGCCCGGTGTTCGGGGTGTAGTCGATCAGAGTCATATCTTCCAAGCCATGAAAACTGCGATCGCAGGCAAGTCTGTAAATTGA
- a CDS encoding photosystem I reaction center subunit VIII, translating into MAASFLPSIFVPIIGWVLPAITFAFLFLYIESDDIS; encoded by the coding sequence ATGGCAGCTTCCTTTTTGCCTTCTATCTTTGTTCCCATCATTGGTTGGGTTTTGCCAGCTATAACCTTCGCATTTCTGTTTTTATACATTGAAAGCGACGATATCAGCTGA
- a CDS encoding STAS domain-containing protein — protein sequence MILTQELQVILFKPQGSIDLEGGKALSEQMAGVVPQAHQLWVIDLAEVNFMDSSGLVPLVKGLKAARQSGCRLVLCNVQAPVRLILELTQLDSVFEIFPTYKDIFTAGNNSLVLAG from the coding sequence ATGATTCTCACACAAGAACTTCAAGTTATTTTGTTTAAACCCCAAGGAAGCATAGATTTAGAAGGCGGCAAAGCTTTGAGCGAACAGATGGCTGGAGTAGTGCCTCAAGCTCATCAACTCTGGGTTATCGATCTAGCGGAAGTTAATTTCATGGACAGTTCTGGATTAGTTCCTTTAGTAAAAGGTTTGAAAGCTGCACGTCAGAGCGGTTGCCGTTTAGTTTTATGCAACGTGCAAGCTCCTGTACGGCTAATTTTGGAACTTACCCAACTAGATTCAGTTTTTGAAATTTTTCCCACTTACAAAGACATTTTTACTGCCGGAAATAATAGTCTGGTGCTAGCAGGCTAG
- a CDS encoding argininosuccinate synthase, which translates to MGRAKKVVLAYSGGVDTSVCIPYLKEEWGVEEVITLAADLGQGDELEPVREKALKSGASESLVADVKDSFVKDYAFGAIQANSLYENRYPLGTALARPLIAKVLVETAEKYGADAIAHGCTGKGNDQVRFDVSVTALNPNLKILAPAREWGMSREETIAYGEKFGIPSPVKKSSPYSIDKNLLGRSIEAGSLEDPSFEPPEEIYEMTKAIADTPNEPEYIEIGFQGGIPTSINGIAKKPVELIEQLNQLVGNHGIGRIDMIENRLVGIKSREIYESPAMLVLIQAHRDLESLTLTADVTHYKRGIEETYSQIVYNGLWYSPLKVALDAFIQKTQERVSGTVRVKLFKGNSTIVGRSSDNSLYTPDLATYGAEDQFDHKAAEGFIYVWGLPTRIWSRQIKS; encoded by the coding sequence ATGGGTCGCGCCAAAAAGGTTGTCTTGGCATATTCTGGTGGAGTAGATACTTCCGTTTGCATCCCTTACCTCAAAGAGGAGTGGGGTGTGGAAGAGGTGATTACTCTAGCAGCAGATTTAGGTCAGGGAGATGAATTAGAGCCAGTTCGAGAAAAAGCTCTGAAATCGGGTGCAAGTGAATCACTCGTGGCGGATGTGAAAGACAGCTTCGTTAAAGATTACGCCTTTGGAGCGATTCAAGCCAACTCCCTCTATGAAAATCGTTATCCTCTAGGAACTGCTCTTGCCCGGCCACTGATTGCTAAAGTATTAGTAGAAACGGCTGAAAAATATGGTGCTGATGCGATCGCTCACGGTTGTACCGGTAAAGGTAACGATCAGGTTCGTTTTGATGTCTCTGTCACCGCTTTAAACCCTAACCTAAAGATCCTCGCACCAGCCAGAGAATGGGGCATGAGCCGTGAGGAAACTATCGCTTATGGTGAGAAGTTTGGTATCCCCTCACCAGTCAAAAAATCTTCTCCCTACAGCATTGACAAAAATTTACTTGGTCGTAGTATTGAAGCGGGTAGTCTCGAAGATCCTTCATTTGAGCCACCAGAAGAAATTTATGAGATGACCAAAGCGATCGCTGATACTCCGAACGAGCCAGAATACATCGAAATTGGTTTCCAGGGTGGCATTCCCACAAGCATCAACGGCATAGCTAAAAAGCCAGTTGAGCTAATTGAACAACTCAATCAGCTTGTAGGAAATCACGGCATTGGACGGATCGATATGATTGAAAACCGTCTGGTAGGAATCAAATCGCGGGAAATCTACGAATCACCCGCGATGTTAGTGCTAATTCAGGCACATAGGGATTTAGAAAGCTTGACTCTGACAGCAGATGTCACCCATTACAAGCGTGGTATTGAAGAAACTTACAGCCAAATCGTTTACAACGGTCTGTGGTACAGTCCACTCAAAGTTGCACTGGATGCCTTTATTCAAAAGACACAAGAGCGAGTCTCTGGAACTGTGCGAGTGAAGTTATTCAAGGGTAACTCTACGATAGTTGGACGTTCAAGCGATAATTCCCTCTATACTCCTGATTTGGCAACCTACGGAGCGGAAGACCAATTCGATCACAAAGCTGCTGAAGGCTTTATCTACGTTTGGGGGCTACCAACTCGCATTTGGTCGCGGCAAATTAAAAGTTAG
- the psbE gene encoding cytochrome b559 subunit alpha produces the protein MSGTTGERPFSDIITSVRYWVIHSITIPALFLAGWLFVQTGLAYDAFGTPRPNEYFTPARQEVPIVKNRFEAKKQVEEFIGK, from the coding sequence ATGTCAGGTACCACTGGAGAACGTCCGTTTTCGGACATCATTACCAGCGTTCGTTACTGGGTAATTCACAGCATCACTATTCCAGCATTGTTTCTTGCGGGTTGGCTATTTGTGCAAACTGGGCTGGCCTATGATGCTTTTGGTACACCTCGTCCCAATGAGTATTTCACACCAGCGCGGCAAGAAGTGCCCATTGTGAAGAACCGTTTTGAAGCTAAAAAACAAGTTGAAGAATTTATAGGAAAGTAG
- the rpsF gene encoding 30S ribosomal protein S6, with amino-acid sequence MTTNYETMYILRPDLGDEQAEQAIAKYQNLLRDQGAEEIQIQNRGKRRLAYEIKKHRDGIYIQLNYSAPATAIAPFERAMRLSEEVIRYLTVKQDIAEEKPPKEEKEKPTKVAAPVSV; translated from the coding sequence ATGACTACAAATTACGAAACAATGTACATCCTGCGTCCTGACCTGGGAGACGAACAGGCAGAGCAAGCAATTGCTAAATATCAGAATTTGCTTCGCGATCAAGGCGCTGAGGAAATCCAAATTCAAAATCGTGGTAAGCGTCGTCTAGCTTATGAAATCAAAAAACACCGCGATGGGATTTATATCCAGTTAAACTACAGTGCGCCTGCAACTGCGATCGCTCCTTTTGAACGCGCTATGCGTTTGAGTGAAGAAGTGATTCGCTATTTGACAGTTAAGCAGGATATCGCAGAGGAAAAACCTCCTAAAGAGGAAAAGGAAAAGCCCACTAAAGTAGCTGCACCAGTTTCAGTTTAA
- a CDS encoding PEP-CTERM sorting domain-containing protein yields the protein MTDSIFKKLAAATLGTALIFSLGETIPAQAAALTYNFFNDDKTLTGTFSFDQAAAADDQEVTIAEGLKISANYGGKLYTEADDPLASVFTDFSGTIFNQAGLGLYFTPSTFNVFRDSFIDLNDSSSAGVQTVTYTSVPEPSLMFGLSVFGLSLFLGKKIGYSRPSSTKA from the coding sequence ATGACTGACTCCATCTTCAAGAAGTTAGCAGCTGCAACGTTAGGAACTGCTTTGATTTTTTCATTAGGCGAGACTATCCCCGCTCAAGCAGCAGCCCTAACTTATAATTTTTTTAACGACGATAAAACTCTCACAGGCACTTTTTCATTCGACCAAGCAGCAGCAGCAGACGATCAAGAAGTAACGATCGCTGAAGGTTTAAAGATTTCTGCTAACTATGGTGGAAAGTTATACACTGAAGCGGACGATCCTTTAGCGTCAGTTTTCACCGACTTTTCGGGAACAATTTTTAACCAAGCCGGGTTAGGGTTGTATTTTACACCTAGTACTTTTAATGTCTTCCGCGATAGTTTTATCGATTTGAATGATTCAAGTAGTGCGGGTGTTCAAACTGTCACTTACACAAGTGTTCCAGAGCCAAGTTTGATGTTTGGATTGTCTGTATTTGGGTTGAGTTTGTTCTTGGGTAAAAAGATAGGATATTCTAGACCATCAAGTACAAAAGCTTAA
- a CDS encoding glycosyltransferase family 2 protein: MFFSVVIPTYNRQPILEKCLRALEVQELSQSSSVTDYEIVLVDDGSTDGTLEWLAAHKDEFLHVRWFQQDHAGPAAARNLGVKEALGDTIIFIDSDLVVLSNFLQAHANALMQGKEKLRSDRFFTYGAVINTCNFDNPTAEPYKVTDFSAAFFATGNVAIPKHWLEKAGLFDTSFQLYGWEDLELGVRLKKLGLTLIKCPEAVGYHWHPAFKLEQIPRLIDQEIQRGRMGVLFYQKHPTWEVRMMIQMTWLHRLLWSILSLNGALNERTMAPLLQWLINLGKPQLALEIARIFLNWYNVKGVYEAYAEIHQAS, translated from the coding sequence GTGTTTTTCAGCGTTGTGATACCGACTTATAATCGCCAACCGATTTTAGAAAAGTGCCTCCGCGCCTTGGAGGTGCAGGAGTTAAGTCAGTCAAGTTCGGTTACTGATTACGAGATTGTTTTGGTGGATGATGGTTCGACTGATGGCACATTGGAGTGGTTAGCAGCACACAAAGACGAATTTCTCCATGTGCGATGGTTTCAGCAAGATCATGCGGGCCCAGCTGCGGCTCGGAATTTAGGGGTAAAGGAGGCGCTGGGAGACACAATTATCTTCATTGATAGTGATTTAGTTGTGCTGAGTAATTTCTTGCAAGCTCATGCTAACGCACTCATGCAGGGAAAGGAGAAATTGAGGAGCGATCGCTTTTTCACTTACGGTGCAGTTATTAATACTTGTAATTTCGATAATCCAACTGCTGAACCCTACAAAGTAACAGATTTCTCAGCAGCTTTTTTTGCTACGGGAAATGTAGCAATTCCCAAACATTGGTTAGAGAAAGCTGGGCTTTTTGACACCAGTTTTCAACTCTATGGCTGGGAAGATTTAGAACTAGGTGTGCGGCTGAAAAAACTAGGTTTGACACTAATTAAATGTCCAGAAGCTGTAGGATATCACTGGCATCCAGCATTTAAATTAGAGCAAATTCCCCGATTAATTGACCAAGAAATTCAACGCGGACGGATGGGAGTTTTATTTTATCAGAAGCATCCCACATGGGAAGTGCGAATGATGATTCAAATGACTTGGCTGCATCGCTTACTTTGGAGCATTTTGTCACTCAATGGCGCACTTAATGAACGAACGATGGCTCCATTATTGCAATGGCTAATTAATTTAGGTAAGCCTCAATTAGCTTTAGAAATTGCCCGAATTTTTCTCAACTGGTACAACGTGAAAGGTGTCTATGAAGCCTATGCTGAAATCCACCAAGCATCGTGA
- the psbF gene encoding cytochrome b559 subunit beta — MTSGNNINQPVTYPIFTVRWLAVHTLGVPTVFFLGAIAAMQFIHR; from the coding sequence ATGACTAGCGGCAATAACATCAATCAACCAGTTACCTATCCCATTTTTACTGTTAGATGGCTGGCAGTACATACTTTAGGTGTACCAACTGTATTCTTTTTAGGCGCGATCGCCGCAATGCAATTTATTCACCGTTAG
- a CDS encoding photosystem II reaction center protein J: MSGSGRIPLWVVATIAGLGIITVLGIFFYGAYAGLGSSI, translated from the coding sequence GTGTCTGGAAGTGGGAGAATTCCCCTGTGGGTCGTCGCTACGATCGCAGGTTTAGGTATAATTACAGTCTTGGGCATTTTCTTTTATGGTGCCTATGCCGGACTCGGTTCTTCGATTTAA
- a CDS encoding DedA family protein, translated as MSLELISLENIQKVAHSYGYWAIFLGILLENLGIPLPGETVTLVGGFLAGSDELNFWLVLGDAIMGAVIGGTCGYWIGRLSGWPFLVKVGSIFRISEVRLLTIKDQFSQNAAKAVFFGRFLALLRVFAAPLAGIAEMPFAKFFLYNFLGAVAWASLMVTLAFFAGRIVSLEQLVAWVGQFAIAALLILATLIVVPLWLESRQVKEASSEE; from the coding sequence ATGTCTTTAGAGCTGATTTCCCTAGAAAATATCCAGAAAGTAGCCCATAGTTACGGGTATTGGGCAATCTTTTTGGGCATTTTGCTAGAAAATTTAGGCATTCCCCTTCCTGGTGAAACCGTGACCCTTGTGGGCGGGTTTTTAGCTGGCAGCGATGAACTAAATTTCTGGCTGGTTCTCGGTGATGCAATTATGGGTGCTGTAATTGGCGGCACTTGTGGCTATTGGATTGGTAGACTTAGTGGTTGGCCTTTTTTGGTAAAAGTTGGTAGCATATTTCGGATTTCTGAAGTACGGCTGCTGACTATTAAAGATCAATTTAGTCAAAATGCTGCTAAAGCTGTATTTTTCGGACGTTTCTTGGCGTTATTGCGAGTTTTTGCTGCACCACTAGCTGGTATAGCTGAAATGCCTTTTGCAAAATTCTTTTTATACAATTTTTTAGGAGCAGTTGCTTGGGCTAGTTTGATGGTGACATTAGCTTTTTTTGCTGGCAGAATTGTCTCTCTAGAACAATTAGTTGCTTGGGTGGGTCAATTTGCGATCGCAGCCTTACTGATCCTCGCTACCTTAATTGTTGTACCCCTGTGGTTAGAGTCTCGTCAAGTAAAGGAAGCCAGTAGTGAGGAGTAA
- a CDS encoding Npun_F5560 family protein, protein MSQSDTPNIQVLSTEVSQLRQELQLRDQLVQQLSQELFRLVKGNTSFMPQQPDLERDMSQLQALQEQLQAVEQQVAFYQEQITTRDSEIYQLRQSVQELTDRTRMLEQVVQELPQIYRRKFEERMTPVREKVATLQRENRQLQAELQSVSYRLALKTRNASHSGIDLPNFPRPASEQTNISTPQNA, encoded by the coding sequence GTGAGCCAATCTGATACACCCAATATCCAAGTTCTCTCTACGGAAGTTTCGCAGCTACGCCAAGAGTTGCAACTCCGCGATCAATTAGTGCAACAACTATCTCAAGAACTCTTCCGGCTGGTAAAGGGTAACACCAGTTTTATGCCCCAACAGCCGGATCTGGAGCGCGATATGAGCCAGTTGCAGGCTTTGCAAGAACAACTCCAAGCTGTGGAGCAGCAGGTAGCGTTCTACCAAGAACAAATTACAACTCGTGACTCCGAAATTTACCAATTGCGACAGTCAGTTCAAGAACTTACAGATCGCACTCGGATGTTAGAGCAAGTAGTACAAGAGTTGCCTCAAATTTATCGGCGGAAGTTTGAAGAGCGGATGACACCAGTCAGAGAAAAGGTAGCAACACTACAACGGGAAAATCGCCAATTGCAAGCAGAACTGCAAAGTGTGAGTTACCGTTTAGCACTCAAAACTCGCAATGCTAGTCACAGTGGAATTGATTTGCCAAATTTTCCGCGCCCAGCATCCGAACAAACTAATATTTCAACTCCCCAGAATGCCTAA
- a CDS encoding photosystem II reaction center protein L translates to MAERSPNPNNQPVELNRTSLYLGLLLVFVLGILFSSYFFN, encoded by the coding sequence ATGGCAGAAAGATCGCCTAATCCCAATAATCAGCCGGTTGAATTAAACCGGACTTCGCTATACCTGGGACTACTACTAGTTTTCGTTCTAGGGATTCTGTTTTCTAGTTACTTCTTTAACTAA
- a CDS encoding Tic20 family protein, which produces MSWRGSTTVSDRIFACLPYLLPLIEVFVFGRYLFSDFPPLQLLFLPLIPLLKIYYGVRYAGMIIFFALFLLVVRNEKISHFIRFNTMQAILLDIIIFLFNILTDVVGLIPVGGFAIQTLSTTIFIGIVGAVAYSVIQSVSGRYAEIPAISDAVYMQVR; this is translated from the coding sequence ATGTCTTGGCGCGGGTCTACAACGGTTTCAGATCGGATTTTTGCTTGCTTGCCTTATTTGCTGCCTCTAATTGAGGTTTTTGTATTTGGTAGATATTTGTTCTCAGACTTTCCACCACTACAACTACTGTTTCTGCCACTCATACCATTGTTGAAAATTTACTACGGTGTGCGTTATGCAGGAATGATTATTTTCTTTGCTTTATTTTTGCTGGTAGTCAGAAACGAAAAAATTAGTCACTTTATTCGTTTTAACACCATGCAAGCAATCCTTTTGGACATCATTATCTTTTTGTTTAACATCCTCACCGATGTTGTGGGATTAATTCCGGTTGGTGGTTTTGCAATTCAAACCCTATCTACAACGATTTTTATCGGCATAGTGGGAGCAGTTGCATATTCCGTCATCCAGTCTGTAAGTGGGCGTTATGCGGAAATCCCGGCGATTTCCGATGCAGTGTATATGCAAGTGCGCTAG
- a CDS encoding fumarylacetoacetate hydrolase family protein, whose product MAQRYVRIQNQEGQIYYGILQLSLNVQVLDAPPWLQGQPTDLTLTPENYQILAPCAPSKIVAVGKNYADHAAEMGTSVPSEPLIFLKPPTTIIPSEKEIKYPRQSQRVDYEGELALIIGDYAFECTPEVAQTKIWGYTIANDVTARDLQKLDGQWTRAKGFDTFCPLGPWIVRELNPGARLQTFVNDDPNPVQSACIDRMVFSPDVIVSYISQVMTLLPGDLILTGTPEGVSPLHPGDRVRVEIEGIGRLENTVATR is encoded by the coding sequence ATGGCGCAGCGCTATGTGCGAATTCAAAATCAAGAAGGACAGATTTACTATGGGATACTACAACTATCCCTGAATGTGCAGGTGTTAGATGCTCCGCCCTGGTTACAAGGACAACCCACCGATCTAACTTTGACACCAGAAAATTACCAAATTCTGGCTCCTTGCGCTCCTTCAAAAATTGTGGCCGTGGGTAAGAATTATGCAGACCATGCTGCCGAAATGGGAACTTCAGTACCTTCTGAGCCACTAATCTTTCTCAAACCACCCACGACTATTATTCCATCCGAGAAGGAAATTAAGTATCCTCGCCAGTCACAAAGAGTTGACTACGAAGGAGAGTTAGCTTTAATAATTGGCGATTATGCTTTTGAATGTACGCCAGAGGTAGCCCAAACCAAAATTTGGGGCTACACCATCGCCAATGACGTAACAGCGCGGGATTTACAAAAACTGGATGGTCAATGGACGCGAGCCAAAGGTTTTGATACTTTCTGTCCCTTGGGTCCTTGGATTGTGCGGGAGTTAAATCCAGGAGCGAGATTGCAGACTTTTGTGAATGATGACCCTAACCCAGTCCAATCTGCCTGTATCGATCGGATGGTTTTTTCCCCCGATGTGATAGTTTCCTACATTAGCCAGGTTATGACGCTACTACCCGGTGATTTGATCCTTACAGGTACACCAGAGGGTGTAAGTCCGTTGCATCCAGGCGATCGCGTCCGCGTCGAAATTGAAGGTATTGGTCGCCTGGAAAACACCGTAGCGACCCGTTAA